The Anaerolineales bacterium genome includes the window CGGCTTCTCCCTCAGGAAGCCGAACCTGACCCTGCACATGATGTCCGGCTTTGGGGAGTACGATGAGGTGCTCGCCAAGCTGGGCAAACACAAGACCGCACGGCCTGCCTGCACATCCGCTAGCTTGACGATGTCGACCTTGCGGCGCTGATGCGGGTGATTCGGGCGTCGGTCAGGCACACGGCGAAGGCCTGTGGCTGAATCCGGCTGGGAAGGCATCTTGCCTGGAAGCGGGCAGCCTCCGGGCCGGCACCAATGCGGCCAACCAGCGCCGGGTCTAATTGGGAGGGAGAGATGGGTGTCCTGGCAGATCTGATCCTGGCCGAATCGGCCGATATGCAGGCGATTATCGCCTGCGAGTACCCTTTGGGGACGTACAAGGGGGGAAACGCGGACGGCCTCGACCCACTCATGCTTGCCGAGCTGCATGCCTTGCTCGGCGGCCAGGAGTACAGTGCTGTGCTACCGGAGTATCGACCGACCCTGCAAGCCTCCGAGCAGGGACCGTGGCTGATTCGCATCCCGCCCGACTTAGTCCGCCGGTTGGCGGACCTTCCTCCTCAGGACTACGGTGCGACGGCCTCCAGGTGGGCTGCCGGGGAGCAGATGCGGGAACAGGCGATCGAAGACGAGCAGGCCGAGCAGCTGCTCGAGCGGACGGCCTTCCTGGCGCAGACCGCCGCCTTTGAAGGCAAGGAACTCTTCCTTACGATCTATTGATTGGCCTGGCAGCGGGCCGCCGAATCGCAGGGTACAGCCTGCGAACAGAGAGTTGCCCTCGCTCGGCGCGTGATCAAAGTCCTGATGTCTGGGGCGAAGAGGGCGGGGCCCCTGACGCGCTCCCATTTGTCGGCGCGGAGCGGACTGCGCGCCCAGGTACGCAGTGCCATTCACAACTGATGAAACCGCTTCCCCTGTTGTACTCTGCTCTCCGGTCCCTTGCCCGGTGAGAGCTACGACCCGGCTAGCGGCAGGCAAGCGCCGTCTGCCGTGCGTGGTGGAAGGAATCTCCAGGGTGCCGCGGGAGAGGGGAGATGAGTGTGAAGACGTTGGTCGCGTATGCGAGCAAGTCTGGAGGAACGGAACAGTTCGCACATGCCATCGGCGAGGTGATGAGGTTCGCTTGCCGGACCGTCGGCGTGCAAATCGTCGACAAGGTCGACACGCTGGACGGCAATCAAGCGGTGGTCCTGGGGAGCGCGGTCTACGTGGGTCAGTGGCGGAAAGAGGCAGTGACCTTCCTGGAGGCCAACGAGACATCCCTGGCAAGCCGGCAGGTCTGGCTGTTCTCGAGTGGGCCGACCGGTGTGGGGGACCCCGTCGAGTTGGTGAAAGGCGTCCGGTTGCCGGGGGCTCTGCAACCGGTCGCCGATCGCATTCGTCCGCGAGACATCGCCTTCTCGCATGGCGTGTTGGACACGAAGAAGGTCAGCCTGGCCGAACGACTGGTGATCAAGGGCGTGAAGGCACCTGTGGGCGACTTCCGCGATTGGGAACAGATCAGAGCCTGGGCGGCATCGATCGCCAGCGCGCTCTCAGAAGGCAGCGGCTAGGGCACAGCGCTGGACCAGCCTAGCATGCCTGCAACGGGTAGGGCGCCGATACACCCAAGGCGCGATCCTCGGCCCGGCTTGCGGAACTCGTGCACGCAGCCTCTCTGCTGCAGCGCCTGCATCTCCGCTAGACCGGCCGCCCACCGTCCGAGGATCGGCGAGCGAAGGCGCAAGGAAAGGGGTCCTGGGCGGGCCGACCGGAGGCCAGACGCCCAACCTTGCTCAGCGAGCCCTCGCCCAGGGCCCCCTGGTCCGTCCGCGCTTCGACTCAAGGCTGCCTTGGTGTGAACCTTCGCCCTCAGCGAGCATTATCCAACCGTGATCCGGCTGCCCCCCTCGATTCAGGGGGGAATGAGTGCTCCCGGCCGCCCGGCCAGGGGCTGGGTGCTGATCCGACCAGGGAGATTGATGACCGAGACCGAGTTGGGGGGTGGGTCGAGGCCGCGGGGGGAGTTTGCCCGAACGGTCCCCGCCAAGGAGCTGCTGGCGCCCGGTTCCCCTCGTCCGGCGCGAGCAGCTCGCTAGCGGGCCGGGGAGGAGGCGAGCCGCCGCGTGGATAGCCCTGCACGCCCTGCCTCCTAGCCCTGCGTACCTGTACAATGTTGGTGCTTGAAACGAGAAGCCGAGTCCCTCCAACCGGACCGAATCCGAAGGAGCCCCAGTGACCCACCAGGAACCGCCGCCCGCCTCCAGTTCGGAAGTGTTCGAGCTGATTCAGCAAGAACGCCGCGCATTGGAGCTGGTCCTGGAAAGACTAAGTCCCGGCCTGTGGACGCGGCCCGGCCTGGATGGAGTGCGCTCGGTCAAGGACATGCTTGCCCACATTGCAGGTTGGGAACGAAGGATGGTGGAGTGGCTCGACGCAAGCTACCGCGGCTTGACGCCCGAAAGGCCTGCGCCGGGAATGACCTGGGACGACCTCGACCGGTTGAACCAGATTGCCTATGAGGAGAACAAGCACAAGTCCAAGGAGGCCGTGCGCCAGGAAGCCAAGGCGGCGTACTCCCAGGCTCTGCAGGCTGTCCAGCGAATGACAAACGGGGATCTGCTTGACGGATCGCGCTTCGCCTGGCGGGACGGGGACCCGATGTGGCATATGGTCGCGGCCAATACGTGGTCGCACTACCGAGAGCACCGGGAACAGATTGAGGCCTGGCTTCGGGAGGGTGAGGCGCCTCCTCCGTTCAACGCGAGCGTGGCGGATGGACAGAAAGGAGGCGAGAGGTGAGTCCGAGTTGTTGTACGTTTGTGGCGCGTACCTCCACGACACCCCGGCCTGGCGACCGGAGTACGGCTGGAGGCGGAGTTGGACACACGAGGTTGTGGCACGTGATCCGCAACGTGGCGCTGGGCATGCTGCTCGCGGCGTTCTCTTCCGGCTGCACCGGCTTCAGTTCGCCCGAGCCAGAAGTCGCTTCGATCACCGTGACCTTCGACATGGGCGGGGGAGGCGCCGGCTTCGCCGCAACCATCTACGCCCAGGAGGTCACGACCGGGAGGACCTTCAAGAGCTTCTATCCCGCCGGCTCGCATGGATTGGTGGTCTTGCCCACCTCACCGCCGGTCAGCTTCACCGTCGAAGCCCCAGGGACGTACGTCTTCTACGCTACCCTGATCGAAGCTCCCGAGGACTACCAATACGGTGCTACGAGCTGCGGTCCAGGCGAGCCGTGTCCGGTCTCAGTGTTGAAGGCGATGGACGTGCAGCCCGGAGGCTCCTACCAGGTCACCATTGCCGACCGAGCCGCGCTGACCCCGACACCGGGTGCACCCGTGGCGGTGCCATGGGAGCGGTGAAGCAGCCCAGGGTGAAGCCGGTTCGGGCCGGGCAGGCACTGCCCGCCGCCCCTTCCCCATCGGCCAAGGTCGTGGCAACGTCAAGGGCTTCCGGACGTGAGAGATGCGTCTGGGAGAGGCTGCTGAGGCGCAAGCGGCTCTCGGTCAGGCCGCGGGCGGTGGAACGGGCCGGCCAGGGTCGACCATGAACCCGAGGCGAGCAAAGAGCAGCCAGATGAGCGCCCTCCAGAGAATCGCCTACTTCCAGGGAAGACGAGATGAGATCCCCAACCAGGAGCTGGCACGTTCGTTGGCGAGGGCGCAACAGTCCGATGGGATTGCGGAGATCGCCGCGAATCTACGCAACGAGACCCCTGCCATCCAGAGCGATTGCCTGAAGGTGCTGTACGAGATCGGCTACATCCAGCCCGATCTGATCGCGCCCTATGTGTCCGACTTCCTTCGCCTGCTTGCTACTAGAAACAATCGGTTGGTGTGGGGGAGCATGATCGCGCTGGCAACGATCAGCCGTCTGCGGGCCCAGGAGATCTGGAAGCAGATCGACTTCGTCCTGTCGGCTATCGAGCACGGAACCCTGATCACGGTCGTATGGGGAATCAGGACTCTGGCCGGCGTGGCTAGTGTTGCCCCCACATCCCGAGGCAGAATCCTTCCCATCCTGGCAGAGCACCTCGAGGCCTGCGGTGCGCGAGACTTGCCGATGCATGCCCAGAGCATCCTACCCGCCGTGGACCCGCTGAGTGGCGGGACGTTCCTGGCGATTCTCGAAGACCGACAAGGCGAGCTCACGCCTTCGCAGGCGCGCCGCCTGCAGAAGGTCATTCGGCAGCTGCATCCTGTGGGGTGAGGCGTCGGATGCAGATTTCCGATCGGCATCCGCCTCGGCCGCTGGATCGCCTCACCGCCTCGGCGGGCGCTGAGCGAGGTTTGGCGCAACCTTTCGGTTCAACGCAGCTTGGGCCTATGTCAACCGGAGGCTGTATTCGGCTGCGGGGGTGTGTCTCGGGGAGGGCGCATGGACCAGGTTGAAGCCCTCGGGCTGCTGGCTGCCGCGCTGGAGCCTCACCGCCAGCTCTCCTATGCGGACCTTGTGGGCCGGATCGGCCAGCACGTGGTCCTCGAGCAGGTAGGGGCTAGCGGCGCATCCTACCAGATCGAGATCGAGGTCGTGTGGGACTCGGATGTGGGAGGAGCAGTGCGAGCCATTGGGTCGATCGATGATGGAGGCTGGCGAGCGATTGTTCCGCTGACGGCGGACTTCATCATGGGATCGGATGGCCTTCGGGATGAATGAGGGCCGGTGCGGAGGGAGCTGACCATACTCCCTTGCAGCAGCCCAGGCCTTGGCCATGGGCGCCTAGGGCGCCGAGCCCCACCCGGGTTCGCAGGAGAAGGCCGGGAGAAACTTGTGCATGGTGGGTGACCTAGGCCGAGGCGAACGCAATCGGTTCTGCTACCCTGCCCGTCCGCGATCGTGGAACGCCTTCAGTCAGGAGCAGGCGGGGGCCGAGCCGAAGAGGTGTGCCGGGTGAGCCCCCGTCTCGTGGCCTTCCTGGCCGGCTCGGCTCTCCTGGCTGGCACCTCGCGATCCAGCCTGCTCAAGCCGCGTTCGCACGGGTTCTATCGGTACTTCGCCTTTGAGTGCTTGCTCGGACTCGTGTGCCTCAACCTCAGCACCTGGTTCCAGCGTCCTGCGGCGCCGCTCCAGCTGGCCTCCTGGGCCCTGCTCGGCGGGTCGATCGCGCTGGCGGCCCAGGGATTCTCTCAGCTGATACGGCAGGGCGAGCCAAGCGGATCGATCGAGACGACGACGGTCCTCGTGGCGACCGGGGTCTACCGCCGCATCCGGCATCCGTTGTACGCTTCTCTCCTGTGCTTCGCCTGGGGGGTGGCCCTCAAGGGTCCGTCTGTCGAGAGCGGGATCACGGTGCTGGCTGCGTCCGTCCTCATGTATCTAACGGCCCGGGCGGAGGAGCATGAAAACCGCAAGAGGTTTGGGGAGGCGTACGCCAAGTACGCCGCCGGCACCAAGATGTTCATCCCCTTCGTCTTCTAGCTGCCGGGGGCGGCGAGAATCCCGGCCAATAGAGTCCGATATACTGGGGGGCACGCCCGAGGGGAGCGGGTCCCGCCTGGGCCAGGGCAGCCCGACTGGGGGTCTGGCGCGGACGGCCAGCCGCGGCATTGTTGCCCGCATGGTCCTCTCTTTGCAGGGGCCGACCCCAGTAGGGAGCTAGATGAGCCTCGGCTTGATCCTGCAACCGTTCGCCCCCACGATCATGACCATCGGCGTCGCCCTTGGCGTACACGGCACCCGGCAGCTCCAGGCGGCACGGCGGCGAGCGAGCGCGATTCTGATGCTGAATTCCTGCCCGACGAGCGACTTCGTGCGCGATCTGCTGGGCATCTCTAAGCTGCCGGATGACGTCGGGAAAGAGGAATCTGACCGGCCGCCAGAGGATAAGTTCCTGGCGATCTAGATGGTCCTCGGGACCTGGGAGCGGTTGGGCGTGCTGGTAACCCGGGGCGAGATCGACCTGCCCATGGTCGACGATGCCTGTAGCGGGCCGATTGTACAGTCGTG containing:
- a CDS encoding isoprenylcysteine carboxylmethyltransferase family protein produces the protein MSPRLVAFLAGSALLAGTSRSSLLKPRSHGFYRYFAFECLLGLVCLNLSTWFQRPAAPLQLASWALLGGSIALAAQGFSQLIRQGEPSGSIETTTVLVATGVYRRIRHPLYASLLCFAWGVALKGPSVESGITVLAASVLMYLTARAEEHENRKRFGEAYAKYAAGTKMFIPFVF
- a CDS encoding flavodoxin domain-containing protein; translation: MSVKTLVAYASKSGGTEQFAHAIGEVMRFACRTVGVQIVDKVDTLDGNQAVVLGSAVYVGQWRKEAVTFLEANETSLASRQVWLFSSGPTGVGDPVELVKGVRLPGALQPVADRIRPRDIAFSHGVLDTKKVSLAERLVIKGVKAPVGDFRDWEQIRAWAASIASALSEGSG
- a CDS encoding ClbS/DfsB family four-helix bundle protein; the encoded protein is MTHQEPPPASSSEVFELIQQERRALELVLERLSPGLWTRPGLDGVRSVKDMLAHIAGWERRMVEWLDASYRGLTPERPAPGMTWDDLDRLNQIAYEENKHKSKEAVRQEAKAAYSQALQAVQRMTNGDLLDGSRFAWRDGDPMWHMVAANTWSHYREHREQIEAWLREGEAPPPFNASVADGQKGGER